The following proteins come from a genomic window of Campylobacter concisus:
- the recA gene encoding recombinase RecA translates to MAKEKDSDKKIAIPESEADKKKALELALKQIDKAFGKGTLLRLGDKEVEAIESIPTGSLGLDLALGIGGVPKGRIIEIYGPESSGKTTLTLHIIAEAQKAGGICAFVDAEHALDVKYASNLGVNTDNLYVSQPDFGEQALEIVETLARSGAIDLIVVDSVAALTPKSEIDGDMGDQHVGLQARLMSQALRKLTGILSKMKTTVIFINQIRMKIGMMGYGTPETTTGGNALKFYSSVRIDVRKIATLKQNDEPIGNRTKAKVVKNKVAPPFKVAEFDIMFGEGVSKEGEIIDYGVKLDIIDKSGAWFSYKAEKLGQGRENAKAYLKEHPEISDEIVAAIKGSMGIDHLISSGAKDEDDETNEAGDE, encoded by the coding sequence ATGGCAAAAGAAAAAGATAGTGACAAAAAGATAGCTATCCCAGAGAGCGAAGCGGACAAGAAAAAGGCGCTTGAGCTTGCGCTAAAGCAGATCGATAAAGCTTTTGGCAAAGGCACGCTTTTAAGACTTGGCGACAAAGAGGTTGAGGCTATCGAGTCGATACCGACTGGCTCGCTAGGGCTTGACCTAGCTCTTGGAATAGGTGGCGTTCCAAAAGGTAGGATCATCGAGATCTATGGGCCAGAGAGCTCTGGTAAGACCACACTCACACTTCACATCATCGCTGAAGCGCAAAAAGCTGGCGGAATTTGTGCATTTGTCGATGCAGAGCACGCACTAGACGTAAAATACGCTTCAAATTTAGGCGTAAATACCGACAACCTTTATGTCTCTCAGCCAGACTTTGGCGAGCAGGCACTTGAGATCGTTGAGACACTTGCAAGAAGTGGAGCGATCGATCTTATCGTAGTTGATAGCGTCGCTGCTCTTACTCCAAAGAGCGAGATAGACGGCGATATGGGCGATCAGCACGTTGGCCTGCAAGCAAGACTAATGAGTCAGGCGCTTAGAAAGCTAACTGGAATTTTAAGCAAGATGAAGACAACTGTTATCTTCATCAACCAAATTCGTATGAAGATCGGTATGATGGGATATGGCACGCCAGAGACCACAACTGGCGGTAATGCGCTTAAATTTTACTCATCAGTAAGAATAGACGTTAGAAAGATAGCCACACTTAAACAAAACGACGAGCCTATCGGCAACCGCACAAAAGCAAAAGTAGTGAAAAACAAGGTCGCGCCTCCATTTAAAGTGGCTGAATTTGACATTATGTTTGGCGAGGGTGTGAGCAAAGAGGGCGAGATCATCGACTATGGTGTAAAACTCGACATCATCGACAAATCAGGTGCGTGGTTTAGCTACAAAGCCGAAAAACTAGGTCAAGGCAGAGAAAACGCCAAAGCCTACCTAAAAGAGCACCCAGAAATTTCTGACGAGATAGTAGCGGCGATCAAAGGCTCAATGGGTATAGATCACCTAATAAGC
- a CDS encoding addiction module antitoxin — MSEFLSEVFTLSFLFIAIGFYAIYRAKKAQSEHEKNMADYDKNLLNFAKILGVQNHIDLVKFDEILAQALKEKLIFKFNKLTSQEEFISFIKDENFKTKPQISQNNIDEAFLTLCASSLVEPLNFAILKNEDQIYGFLFEKEHLFALIDSAALLGENIIICE; from the coding sequence ATGAGTGAGTTTTTGAGCGAAGTTTTTACCCTTTCATTTTTATTTATAGCTATTGGGTTTTACGCCATTTATAGGGCTAAAAAGGCGCAAAGCGAGCATGAGAAAAATATGGCTGATTACGATAAAAATCTGCTAAATTTTGCCAAAATTTTAGGTGTTCAAAATCACATCGATCTAGTTAAATTTGATGAAATTTTAGCCCAGGCCTTAAAAGAAAAACTAATTTTTAAATTTAATAAATTAACCTCACAAGAGGAATTTATATCTTTTATAAAAGATGAGAATTTCAAAACCAAACCCCAAATTTCACAAAATAATATCGATGAAGCCTTTCTTACACTTTGTGCTAGCTCGCTTGTAGAGCCGCTAAATTTTGCGATACTAAAAAACGAAGATCAAATTTATGGATTTTTGTTTGAAAAAGAGCATCTTTTTGCTCTTATTGATAGCGCTGCGCTGCTTGGCGAAAATATTATAATTTGCGAGTAA